The Geobacter sp. AOG2 genome includes a window with the following:
- the ccsB gene encoding c-type cytochrome biogenesis protein CcsB, translating into MTSSLLFNVTTFAYLVSMLLFFAFLASRAAALGTAGIVTAYAGLAAQSGAILLRWKESYDLGFGHAPLSNLYESVVFFSWTIVLIFALLDLKYKYRVIGAFVMPFALLGMAWAQLGLHSGIEPLVPALQSNWLLYHVVTCFLGYAAFAVACGISIMYLIKSGGEERADASSGLMALFPPIRVLDDLNYRAIMVGFPLLTLGIITGAAWANYAWGTYWSWDPKETWSLIVWFVYAAFLHARFTRGWVGKKAAWLSIIGFAATIFCYLGVNLFLSGLHSYGGGR; encoded by the coding sequence ATGACAAGCTCACTTCTGTTCAATGTCACCACCTTTGCCTATCTCGTCTCCATGCTGCTGTTCTTCGCCTTTCTCGCCAGCCGCGCCGCGGCGCTCGGCACGGCCGGCATCGTGACCGCCTATGCCGGTCTTGCGGCCCAGAGCGGGGCGATCCTGCTGCGCTGGAAGGAGTCCTACGACCTGGGGTTCGGGCACGCCCCCCTGTCCAATCTGTACGAGTCGGTGGTCTTCTTCTCCTGGACCATCGTGCTGATCTTTGCCCTGCTCGATCTCAAGTACAAATACCGGGTCATCGGCGCCTTTGTCATGCCGTTTGCCCTGTTGGGCATGGCCTGGGCCCAGCTCGGGCTGCACAGCGGCATCGAACCGCTGGTCCCGGCGCTCCAGAGCAACTGGCTCCTGTACCACGTCGTCACCTGCTTCTTGGGCTACGCGGCCTTCGCCGTGGCCTGCGGCATCTCCATCATGTACCTGATCAAGTCGGGCGGCGAAGAACGGGCCGACGCCTCTTCGGGCCTCATGGCCCTCTTTCCCCCCATCAGGGTCCTGGACGATCTGAACTACCGGGCCATCATGGTCGGCTTTCCGCTCCTGACCCTGGGGATCATCACCGGCGCGGCCTGGGCCAACTACGCCTGGGGCACCTACTGGAGCTGGGACCCCAAGGAAACCTGGTCCCTGATCGTCTGGTTCGTGTACGCAGCCTTCCTCCACGCCCGCTTCACCAGAGGTTGGGTCGGGAAAAAGGCGGCCTGGCTCTCCATCATCGGTTTTGCCGCCACCATCTTCTGCTACCTGGGGGTCAATCTGTTCCTGTCCGGCCTCCACAGCTACGGCGGGGGGAGGTAG
- the htpX gene encoding zinc metalloprotease HtpX yields MLNRFKTTLLLTLLTLLMVAMGSAMGGKTGMVAAFAMAVVMNFASYWFSDRIVLAMYGAREISASDNPSFHGVVERLARRAGLPMPRVYIIPSDSPNAFATGRNPGHAAVAATEGILKILTPEELEGVMAHELAHVKNRDILVSTIAATFAGAISMLGNMLQWGALFGAGRHDDEEGGAGGLIGSLAMAIIAPIAAMLIQMAVSRSREYLADASGVEICGKPLALANALRKLHNASQMIPLETARPASAHLFIVNPLTGGGLMSLFSTHPPMEERIARLESMVGRYKPAKEEYVHAAFR; encoded by the coding sequence ATGTTGAACCGTTTCAAAACAACCCTGCTTCTCACCCTGCTGACCCTGCTGATGGTCGCCATGGGCAGCGCCATGGGCGGCAAGACCGGCATGGTGGCCGCTTTTGCCATGGCCGTCGTCATGAACTTCGCTTCCTACTGGTTTTCTGACCGGATCGTCCTGGCCATGTACGGCGCCCGGGAGATTTCCGCGAGCGACAACCCCTCCTTCCATGGCGTGGTGGAACGTCTGGCCCGCCGGGCGGGCCTGCCCATGCCGCGGGTCTACATCATCCCCTCGGACAGCCCCAACGCCTTCGCCACCGGCCGCAATCCCGGTCACGCCGCCGTGGCCGCCACGGAAGGTATCCTGAAGATCCTGACCCCCGAGGAGTTGGAAGGGGTTATGGCCCATGAATTGGCCCATGTGAAAAACCGGGACATCCTCGTCTCGACCATTGCCGCCACCTTTGCCGGGGCCATCTCCATGCTGGGCAACATGCTCCAGTGGGGCGCCCTGTTCGGCGCAGGCCGCCACGATGACGAAGAGGGCGGTGCCGGCGGCCTGATCGGCTCCCTGGCCATGGCCATCATCGCGCCCATCGCCGCCATGCTCATCCAGATGGCGGTCTCCCGTTCCCGCGAATACCTTGCGGACGCATCGGGGGTGGAGATCTGCGGCAAGCCGCTGGCCCTGGCCAACGCCCTGCGCAAACTGCACAACGCATCGCAGATGATCCCCTTGGAGACGGCCCGCCCCGCCTCGGCCCATCTCTTCATCGTCAACCCGCTGACCGGCGGGGGGCTGATGTCCCTCTTCTCCACCCATCCCCCCATGGAGGAGCGCATCGCCCGGCTCGAATCCATGGTTGGTCGCTATAAACCCGCAAAGGAGGAATACGTCCATGCCGCGTTTCGTTAG
- a CDS encoding ribbon-helix-helix protein, CopG family, translating to MPRFVRNYAREPRKPKKSKVALGNVISLRITDEERKALERLVKATSKNVSDIMREAMDLWSARRRKVCLD from the coding sequence ATGCCGCGTTTCGTTAGGAATTATGCGCGGGAACCGCGCAAACCCAAAAAGAGCAAGGTCGCGCTGGGCAACGTGATCTCCCTGAGGATCACGGATGAGGAGAGAAAAGCGCTGGAACGCCTCGTAAAGGCGACGTCCAAGAATGTTTCCGATATCATGCGGGAAGCAATGGACCTGTGGAGCGCCCGAAGGCGCAAAGTGTGTCTTGACTAG
- a CDS encoding TerC family protein: MEWLTDPQVWLALATLTALEIVLGIDNIIFISILAGKLPAHQQERARIVGLGLAMFIRIGLLFSLTWLMGLTKPFFSLLGNEISGRDLILIAGGLFLLAKSTMEIHGKLEGGEGHAASGCPGTTFGGVIIQILMLDVVFSLDSIITALGMANKLAVMVAAVVVAVGFMMLFSGKISAFVERHPTIKMLALSFLILIGVALIGDGLDMHLPKGYIYFAMGFSVAVEMLNLRLRRGVPVTLHSACEGSADEGTP; the protein is encoded by the coding sequence ATGGAGTGGCTCACGGACCCCCAGGTCTGGCTGGCCCTGGCTACGCTGACCGCACTGGAGATCGTGCTCGGCATCGACAATATCATCTTTATCTCCATCCTTGCCGGCAAACTGCCCGCCCATCAGCAGGAGCGGGCCAGGATTGTGGGGCTGGGGCTGGCCATGTTCATCAGGATCGGCCTTCTGTTTTCCCTGACCTGGCTCATGGGGCTCACCAAGCCGTTCTTTTCGCTGCTGGGCAACGAGATCTCGGGCCGCGACCTGATCCTGATCGCCGGCGGCCTGTTCCTTCTGGCCAAGAGCACCATGGAGATCCACGGAAAGCTGGAAGGGGGGGAGGGGCATGCCGCCTCGGGCTGCCCCGGAACCACCTTCGGCGGCGTCATTATCCAGATCCTGATGCTCGATGTGGTCTTTTCCCTCGACTCGATCATCACGGCCCTGGGCATGGCCAACAAACTGGCGGTCATGGTTGCGGCGGTGGTTGTCGCGGTCGGGTTCATGATGCTCTTTTCGGGAAAGATCAGCGCCTTTGTGGAACGTCACCCCACCATCAAGATGCTGGCGCTCAGCTTCCTGATCCTGATCGGCGTGGCGCTGATCGGCGACGGCCTGGACATGCACCTGCCCAAGGGATACATCTATTTCGCCATGGGCTTCTCGGTAGCGGTGGAGATGCTCAACCTGCGGCTTCGCCGGGGCGTGCCGGTAACGCTCCACTCTGCCTGCGAGGGGTCTGCCGATGAGGGCACTCCGTGA
- a CDS encoding cation diffusion facilitator family transporter, which translates to MTPHNPDKSIATRFRYAIVLTLVTLVAEVVGGIWTNSLALLSDAAHVFLDLFALLLSLGAIKLAGLPSSETRTFGWHRAEVFASFINGVSIFLIAFGILYEAAGRLLHPEPVNSLPMFVIAVIGLIMNLIAASALHQHSHDDLNVHSAFLHVIGDAAASVGVIVGGVVMYVSHWYVLDALISIGIGCVVFFGAWRVLRESTHILLEGVPRGLQVSEIAGSIRSVPGVQDIHHLNVWSICSHIVALSAHLDVRDDFKWQQADVIHEVEHMLLDRYHITHTTLQVECSACQTRPIIKDLNHATHHHHGHAH; encoded by the coding sequence ATGACCCCGCACAATCCCGACAAAAGCATCGCCACCCGGTTCCGCTACGCCATCGTGCTCACGCTGGTCACCCTGGTGGCCGAGGTCGTTGGTGGCATCTGGACCAACTCCCTGGCCCTGTTGTCCGATGCCGCCCATGTGTTCCTGGACCTGTTCGCCCTCTTGCTCTCCCTGGGCGCCATCAAGCTGGCCGGGCTCCCCTCGTCCGAGACCCGAACCTTCGGCTGGCACCGGGCCGAGGTCTTCGCCTCCTTCATCAACGGAGTATCGATCTTCCTGATCGCCTTCGGCATCCTCTACGAGGCGGCCGGGCGTCTGCTGCACCCGGAGCCGGTCAACAGCCTCCCCATGTTCGTCATCGCGGTAATCGGCCTGATCATGAACCTGATCGCCGCCTCGGCCCTCCACCAGCATTCCCATGACGATCTCAACGTGCACAGCGCCTTCCTCCACGTCATCGGCGACGCGGCCGCCTCGGTGGGCGTCATCGTCGGCGGGGTGGTCATGTACGTTTCCCACTGGTATGTGCTCGACGCGCTCATCTCCATCGGCATCGGCTGCGTGGTCTTTTTCGGAGCGTGGCGGGTATTGCGGGAATCGACCCATATCCTGCTGGAGGGGGTGCCCCGCGGGTTGCAGGTGAGCGAGATCGCCGGGAGCATCCGTAGCGTGCCGGGAGTGCAGGATATCCACCACCTCAACGTCTGGTCCATCTGTTCCCATATCGTGGCCCTCTCGGCCCACCTGGACGTGCGCGACGACTTCAAGTGGCAACAGGCCGATGTGATCCACGAGGTGGAACACATGCTTCTGGACCGCTACCACATCACCCATACCACCCTGCAAGTGGAATGCAGCGCCTGTCAGACCCGGCCGATCATCAAGGATCTGAACCACGCAACCCACCACCATCACGGCCACGCCCATTGA